A single genomic interval of Ovis aries strain OAR_USU_Benz2616 breed Rambouillet chromosome 9, ARS-UI_Ramb_v3.0, whole genome shotgun sequence harbors:
- the LOC114116351 gene encoding WW domain binding protein 1-like: protein MARRRLLGGMALLLLQVLPGPLSVRAEPPQDKETCVGTNNQSYICDTGHCCGQSQCCSYYYELWWFWLVWTIIIILSCCCVCHHRRAKHRLQAQQRQHEINLIAYREAHNYSALPFYFRFLPNYLLPPYEEVVNRPPTPTPPYSAFQLQQQQQQQQLLPAQCGSAGSSPPGTDPTRGSQGAQSSPLSGPSRSSTRPPSVTDPEPSDVPADPAATKTSGMEPSGSVAGLGEVDPTAFLDKDSECKEELLKEYSSEQGSALPDNKDKTPGRHRHFTGDSGIEVCVCNRGHHDDDLKEFNALIDDALDGPLDFCDSCNVRPPGDEEEGLCQPSEEQAREPRHPHLPRPPACLLLNTINEQDSPNSQSSSSPS, encoded by the coding sequence ATGGCGAGGAGAAGGCTCCTGGGTGGCATGGCGCTCCTGCTCCTCCAGGTGCTGCCCGGCCCCCTGTCAGTCAGGGCTGAACCCCCGCAGGATAAGGAAACCTGTGTGGGTACCAACAATCAGAGCTACATCTGTGACACAGGACACTGCTGTGGACAGTCTCAGTGCTGCAGCTACTACTATGAACTCTGGTGGTTCTGGCTCGTGTGGACCATCATCATCATCCTGAGCTGCTGCTGTGTCTGCCACCACCGCCGAGCCAAGCATCGACTTCAGGCCCAGCAGCGGCAGCATGAAATCAACCTGATCGCCTACCGGGAAGCCCATAATTACTCAGCGCTGCCATTTTATTTCAGGTTTTTGCCAAACTATTTACTACCTCCTTATGAGGAAGTGGTGAACCGACCTCCAACTCCTACCCCACCATACAGTGCCTtccagctccagcagcagcagcagcagcagcagctgctgcctgCACAGTGTGGCTCTGCAGGCAGCAGCCCCCCAGGCACCGACCCCACCAGGGGCTCCCAGGGGGCTCAGAGCAGCCCCTTGTCTGGGCCCAGCAGAAGTAGCACGCGACCTCCAAGCGTCACTGACCCTGAGCCCTCTGACGTGCCAGCAGACCCAGCAGCCACCAAAACCTCTGGCATGGAGCCCAGCGGCTCTGTGGCTGGCCTGGGGGAGGTGGACCCCACGGCCTTCCTGGACAAGGATTCCGAATGTAAGGAGGAGCTTCTGAAAGAGTACAGCTCCGAGCAGGGCAGTGCCCTCCCTGACAACAAAGACAAGACACCCGGCAGACACCGCCACTTCACGGGTGACTCAGGCATCGAGGTGTGCGTGTGCAACCGGGGCCACCATGACGATGACCTCAAAGAGTTCAATGCGCTCATCGACGATGCTCTGGACGGGCCCCTGGACTTCTGCGACAGCTGCAACGTGCGGCCACCTGGTGACGAGGAGGAAGGTCTCTGCCAGCCCTCTGAGGAGCAGGCCCGGGAGCCCAGGCATCCACACCTGCCAAGGCCGCCTGCCTGCCTACTGCTGAACACCATCAACGAGCAGGACTCCCCAAACTCCCAGAGTAGCAGCTCCCCCAGCTAG